One stretch of Juglans microcarpa x Juglans regia isolate MS1-56 chromosome 3D, Jm3101_v1.0, whole genome shotgun sequence DNA includes these proteins:
- the LOC121256252 gene encoding uncharacterized protein LOC121256252 isoform X2, with protein sequence MWVEIFCGLIIYRMFRGFFSDDDVLDVETSDSRALFSVANRLEKLYRGKVYVGLRIPDADTGSRQNIDMVLVTKGEAVVISVMNLSGFVSVNADGSWLCEGGSKHRAERLLDPVVETKRRASILESYLEQRGVALPEGYLSCKVVLPNPKLSNIHSSYFPSEVITYDQWVQLKPEPKSMFSGWMKGAFRGGKKEMQESIHQKLNFILGTAPMWDRLELKGNKYALGEFLEFKGKREDIQALKNIKRSKVSRLVIQKTSMFGLVTKKLDDGFDAQICGLLHSLVFGYIVLNRLPVATPNIWTLYIHLKG encoded by the exons ATGTGGGTAGAGATTTTCTGTGGCCTGATCATTTACAGAATGTTCAGAGGCTTCTTCAGCGATGACGATGTTTTGGATGTGGAAACCTCTGATTCTAGGGCTCTTTTCTCAGTCGCGAATAG acTTGAAAAGCTTTATAGGGGAAAGGTTTATGTGGGGCTTCGAATTCCTGACGCCGATACCGGTTCAAGACAGAATATCGATATGGTTCTCGTTACCAAAGG GGAGGCAGTGGTGATATCTGTCATGAATTTATCAGGATTTGTATCAGTGAATGCGGATGGCAGCTGGCTTTGTGAAGGAGGCAGTAAACACAGAGCAGAGCGTCTTCTTGATCCC GTGGTTGAGACTAAAAGGAGAGCTTCAATTCTTGAATCATATCTTGAACAGAGAGGAGTTGCTCTACCAGAGGGATATTTGTCTTGCAAAGTTGTACTACCTAATCCAAAGCTCAG tAACATCCATTCTAGCTATTTTCCCTCTGAAGTCATTACCTATGATCAATGGGTACAATTAAAACCAGAACCAAAAAGTATGTTTTCTGGTTGGATGAAAGGTGCTTTTCGTGGTGGAAAGAAAGAGATGCAAGAATCTATACATCAAAAGCTTAATTTCATCCTTGGCACAGCTCCAATGTGGGATAG GTTGGAGCTTAAAGGCAATAAATATGCCCTAGGGGAATTTCTGGAATTCAAGGGGAAGCGGGAAGACATCCAGGCtttgaaaaatatcaaaagatcaAAAGTCAGTCGCTTGGTGATCCAAAAGACGAGCATGTTTGGATTAG TAACAAAAAAGCTGGATGATGGCTTTGATGCTCAGATATGCGGTCTCTTGCATTCATTAGTGTTTGGCTATATTGTGTTAAACAGACTGCCAGTCGCCACCCCAAACATTTGGACACTTTATATCCACCTGAAAGggtaa
- the LOC121256252 gene encoding uncharacterized protein LOC121256252 isoform X3, with amino-acid sequence MWVEIFCGLIIYRMFRGFFSDDDVLDVETSDSRALFSVANRLEKLYRGKVYVGLRIPDADTGSRQNIDMVLVTKGEAVVISVMNLSGFVSVNADGSWLCEGGSKHRAERLLDPVVETKRRASILESYLEQRGVALPEGYLSCKVVLPNPKLSNIHSSYFPSEVITYDQWVQLKPEPKSMFSGWMKGAFRGGKKEMQESIHQKLNFILGTAPMWDRLELKGNKYALGEFLEFKGKREDIQALKNIKRSKVSRLVIQKTSMFGLAFEECRCIVLLGGQNFTVSLKWQYNSG; translated from the exons ATGTGGGTAGAGATTTTCTGTGGCCTGATCATTTACAGAATGTTCAGAGGCTTCTTCAGCGATGACGATGTTTTGGATGTGGAAACCTCTGATTCTAGGGCTCTTTTCTCAGTCGCGAATAG acTTGAAAAGCTTTATAGGGGAAAGGTTTATGTGGGGCTTCGAATTCCTGACGCCGATACCGGTTCAAGACAGAATATCGATATGGTTCTCGTTACCAAAGG GGAGGCAGTGGTGATATCTGTCATGAATTTATCAGGATTTGTATCAGTGAATGCGGATGGCAGCTGGCTTTGTGAAGGAGGCAGTAAACACAGAGCAGAGCGTCTTCTTGATCCC GTGGTTGAGACTAAAAGGAGAGCTTCAATTCTTGAATCATATCTTGAACAGAGAGGAGTTGCTCTACCAGAGGGATATTTGTCTTGCAAAGTTGTACTACCTAATCCAAAGCTCAG tAACATCCATTCTAGCTATTTTCCCTCTGAAGTCATTACCTATGATCAATGGGTACAATTAAAACCAGAACCAAAAAGTATGTTTTCTGGTTGGATGAAAGGTGCTTTTCGTGGTGGAAAGAAAGAGATGCAAGAATCTATACATCAAAAGCTTAATTTCATCCTTGGCACAGCTCCAATGTGGGATAG GTTGGAGCTTAAAGGCAATAAATATGCCCTAGGGGAATTTCTGGAATTCAAGGGGAAGCGGGAAGACATCCAGGCtttgaaaaatatcaaaagatcaAAAGTCAGTCGCTTGGTGATCCAAAAGACGAGCATGTTTGGATTAG CTTTTGAAGAATGTAGATGTATTGTTCTTCTGGGAGGACAAAATTTCACAGTATCCTTAAAGTGGCAATATAATAGTGGATAA
- the LOC121254990 gene encoding WEB family protein At3g02930, chloroplastic-like, with protein sequence MSSKSKSALSETPHKASPATPRVARPSRGVAKSESDSPSPLQSSRLSVDRSPRSVPSKPTIERRSPKLATPPEKQPARIAKGSELQAQLNVVQEDLKKAKEQIALVEKEKAKAVDELKEAQRVAEEANERLKEALAAQKRAEEDSEIEKFRAVELEQAGIEAAQKKEDEWQRELETVRNQHALDVAALLSTTHDLQRVKQELTMTCDAKNQALSHADDATKIAEIHAEKVEILSAEVTQLKALLDSKLETEVSENNQMVLKLKSEMDSLKEELQEVKGVKEKLIEKEASIEQLNVELEAAKMAESYARGLVEEWRNRVEELETRVEEANKLERSASESLNSVMKQLEGNKDLLHDAESEIAALKEKVGLLEITIGRQRGDLEESERCLDVAKEETSEMAKKVESLNSELETVKEEKAQALNNEKLAASSAQTLLEEKNKLINELGNSRDEEEKSKKAMESLASALHEVSAEAREVKERLLSSQGEHENYETQIEDLKLALKATSEKYESMLDDSKHEIHVLTDTIQQSKNELQNTKAEWEQKELHLVDCVKQSEEENSSLGKEINRLVNLLKQNEEEACASKEEEAQLMETLQKVEAEVIDLQEALGKAKAENIKLKENLLDKENELQSIIQENEELQTREAASLKRVEELSKLLEETMAKRKYEENGELTDSEKEYDLLPKVVEFSEENGHAREEKPKTESPLDQCEETREENLDEKNNFLNDEAEKMDSAQIENVNGKLKEEKEHDSVEVEFKMWESCKIEKKEFSPEREVGQESFEEEVNSKVEGGEIFDQINGVSSTENIDDGGTSPSKQQQQQKKKKKPLLGKFGSLLKKKGTSSSQK encoded by the exons ATGTCATCCAAATCCAA GTCCGCTTTATCTGAAACTCCTCACAAAGCATCACCAGCAACTCCAAGAGTTGCTAGACCAAGCAGGGGAGTAGCTAAATCAGAATCTGATTCACCCTCTCCTTTGCAAAGTTCACGCCTTTCAGTTGATCGGTCTCCACGATCGGTTCCCTCGAAGCCCACCATTGAGCGAAGATCACCAAAGCTTGCTACCCCACCTGAA AAACAACCTGCACGGATTGCAAAGGGATCAGAATTACAGGCACAATTGAATGTTGTTCAGGAAGATCTTAAGAAAGCAAAGGAACAGATAGCTTTGGTTGAGAAAGAGAAGGCGAAAGCAGTTGATGAATTAAAAGAAGCACAAAGAGTTGCCGAAGAAGCAAATGAGAGACTCAAGGAGGCTTTGGCGGCTCAAAAGCGAGCTGAGGAGGATTCAGAGATTGAGAAGTTCAGGGCTGTTGAGTTGGAGCAGGCAGGAATCGAGGCGGCccagaagaaggaagatgaatGGCAGAGAGAGCTTGAAACTGTGAGGAACCAACATGCTTTGGATGTGGCTGCTCTTCTCTCTACCACTCATGATCTCCAAAGGGTAAAGCAAGAACTGACCATGACGTGCGATGCAAAGAACCAGGCACTTAGCCATGCCGATGATGCAACTAAGATTGCCGAGATTCATGCAGAGAAAGTGGAGATTCTCTCGGCCGAGGTGACCCAGTTGAAGGCCTTGCTTGATTCAAAGCTTGAAACTGAGGTCAGTGAAAACAACCAGATGGTGTTGAAGCttaaatcggagatggactctTTGAAAGAAGAACTCCAAGAAGTGAAAGGTGTCAAGGAGAAATTGATAGAGAAAGAGGCTTCTATTGAACAGCTTAATGTTGAGCTAGAAGCTGCAAAAATGGCCGAATCTTACGCTCGTGGTCTGGTGGAGGAGTGGCGAAACAGGGTTGAGGAACTAGAGACCCGGGTTGAGGAAGCAAATAAGTTGGAGAGATCTGCATCAGAATCTTTGAATTCAGTCATGAAACAACTAGAGGGAAATAAGGATTTATTGCATGATGCAGAATCTGAAATTGCTGCTCTAAAAGAGAAGGTGGGGTTGCTGGAGATTACAATTGGAAGACAAAGAGGGGATCTTGAGGAGTCAGAACGCTGTCTTGACGTGGCCAAGGAAGAAACTTCTGAGATGGCCAAAAAGGTCGAGTCTCTAAATTCGGAGCTTGAAACTGTGAAGGAGGAGAAAGCCCAGGCTTTGAACAACGAGAAGCTTGCAGCTTCTAGTGCTCAGACCCTATTAgaggagaaaaataaacttattaatgaATTGGGAAATTCCAGggatgaagaagagaagagCAAGAAGGCGATGGAAAGCTTAGCTTCAGCCTTGCACGAGGTCTCTGCAGAAGCAAGAGAAGTGAAAGAAAGACTGTTATCCAGTCAAGGTGAGCATGAAAATTATGAGACCCAGATAGAAGATCTGAAGTTGGCCTTGAAAGCAACGAGTGAGAAGTATGAAAGCATGCTtgatgattcaaaacatgagaTTCATGTCCTTACAGATACAATTCAACAATCCAAGAACGAATTGCAAAACACCAAGGCTGAGTGGGAGCAAAAAGAACTTCATTTGGTGGATTGTGTAAAGCAGTCAGAAGAAGAGAACTCTTCTCtgggaaaagaaataaataggCTGGTGAATTTGCTCAAGCAAAATGAGGAAGAAGCTTGTGCCAGCAAGGAAGAAGAAGCCCAGCTGATGGAAACCTTACAAAAAGTTGAGGCTGAGGTAATTGACTTGCAGGAAGCTCTTGGCAAAGCAAAGGCTGAAAAcatcaaattgaaagaaaatctGCTGGACAAAGAAAATGAGTTGCAGAGTATAATTCAAGAAAACGAGGAACTTCAAACTAGGGAAGCTGCTTCCCTTAAGAGAGTTGAGGAGTTATCTAAGTTGCTGGAAGAAACTATGGCCAAAaggaaatatgaagaaaatggTGAACTTACAGACAGTGAAAAGGAATACGATTTGCTTCCAAAGGTGGTTGAATTCTCTGAAGAGAATGGACATGCAAGAGAAGAGAAGCCTAAAACGGAGTCTCCACTCGATCAATGCGAGGAAACCAGAGAAGAGAACTTAGATGAAAAGAATAACTTCTTGAATGATGAGGCTGAAAAGATGGATTCTGCCCAAATTGAGAACGTGAATGGAAAACTGAAGGAGGAAAAAGAACACGACTCGGTAGAAGTTGAATTTAAAATGTGGGAGAGCtgcaaaattgaaaagaaagagTTTTCACCAGAGAGAGAAGTGGGGCAGGAATCCTTTGAAGAGGAAGTGAACTCAAAGGTGGAGGGAGGCGAAATCTTTGATCAGATAAATGGGGTATCTTCTACTGAAAACATTGATGATGGTGGAACCTCACCATCaaagcagcagcaacaacagaagaagaagaagaagccttTGCTTGGAAAGTTTGGAAGCTTGCTCAAGAAGAAGGGAACCAGCAGCAGCCAGAAGTAG
- the LOC121256252 gene encoding uncharacterized protein LOC121256252 isoform X1, whose protein sequence is MWVEIFCGLIIYRMFRGFFSDDDVLDVETSDSRALFSVANRLEKLYRGKVYVGLRIPDADTGSRQNIDMVLVTKGEAVVISVMNLSGFVSVNADGSWLCEGGSKHRAERLLDPVVETKRRASILESYLEQRGVALPEGYLSCKVVLPNPKLSNIHSSYFPSEVITYDQWVQLKPEPKSMFSGWMKGAFRGGKKEMQESIHQKLNFILGTAPMWDRLELKGNKYALGEFLEFKGKREDIQALKNIKRSKVSRLVIQKTSMFGLASSTLQVLYSPRDYRSEGASASEWKEVTVRSSTEVLFQPENSTKVRKFKISSVVSLCLTA, encoded by the exons ATGTGGGTAGAGATTTTCTGTGGCCTGATCATTTACAGAATGTTCAGAGGCTTCTTCAGCGATGACGATGTTTTGGATGTGGAAACCTCTGATTCTAGGGCTCTTTTCTCAGTCGCGAATAG acTTGAAAAGCTTTATAGGGGAAAGGTTTATGTGGGGCTTCGAATTCCTGACGCCGATACCGGTTCAAGACAGAATATCGATATGGTTCTCGTTACCAAAGG GGAGGCAGTGGTGATATCTGTCATGAATTTATCAGGATTTGTATCAGTGAATGCGGATGGCAGCTGGCTTTGTGAAGGAGGCAGTAAACACAGAGCAGAGCGTCTTCTTGATCCC GTGGTTGAGACTAAAAGGAGAGCTTCAATTCTTGAATCATATCTTGAACAGAGAGGAGTTGCTCTACCAGAGGGATATTTGTCTTGCAAAGTTGTACTACCTAATCCAAAGCTCAG tAACATCCATTCTAGCTATTTTCCCTCTGAAGTCATTACCTATGATCAATGGGTACAATTAAAACCAGAACCAAAAAGTATGTTTTCTGGTTGGATGAAAGGTGCTTTTCGTGGTGGAAAGAAAGAGATGCAAGAATCTATACATCAAAAGCTTAATTTCATCCTTGGCACAGCTCCAATGTGGGATAG GTTGGAGCTTAAAGGCAATAAATATGCCCTAGGGGAATTTCTGGAATTCAAGGGGAAGCGGGAAGACATCCAGGCtttgaaaaatatcaaaagatcaAAAGTCAGTCGCTTGGTGATCCAAAAGACGAGCATGTTTGGATTAG CCTCCTCAACGCTCCAAGTTTTGTACTCTCCTCGAGACTATCGGAGTGAAGGGGCTTCAGCTTCTGAGTGGAAGGAAGTTACTGTAAGATCAAGTACTGAGGTTCTCTTTCAGCCAGAGAATTCAACCAAAGTCCGCAAATTCAAGATCTCTTCAGTTGTCTCTCTGTGTCTGACTGCATAG